The DNA region TTTATATCTCCAATCATCAGCACCTTCATAGATTGCAGTATTTGGACATTCTGGTTCACATGCACCACAATTGATACATTCGTCTGTTATTATAATTGCCATTATGTTTTAGTTTTATGGTTAAAGTACGAAAGCAATACAGTTTTAACAAGCTAGCAGTTATAACTTTTGTCTTTCGACTATATTATACTTATTTTTGTGCAAAATTACAATCAAAACATTTCATAAGCAAACAATATGACAATAGAAATCAAAAAAAATATTTTTGTAGCCTTAGGAAAATTTCTAAGTCAATTTTCTGAAACCGAAAACAAACAAAGAGAAGACGTTCAAGGGAATGCTGTTTTTTTTGATTCTTTTGTTGATTTAATTCATCTTTCACAATCGCATAACGGATGGTACACTCCTGAACAGGTGTATTTTGCAATACAATCTTGGGCACAAGCCTTAACAGAAGAAAGTATTAACCAATGGCTTTCTAACTATTCTCTTGAGAATGTAAAACAAAAAAAGGTAGCCTTAATTCTTGCTGGAAACATCCCTCTTGTTGGTTTTCATGATTTTCTAAGTGTCCTAATAACAGGTCATGATGTGGTTGTAAAAACTTCATCGAACGATCAACATTTACTTCCATTTTTAGCCAAATATTTAATTCATATCGCTCCTGAATTAGCTAACAAAATTACTTTTGCAGAAGGTAAACTAGAAAATTTTGACGCAGTAATTGCTACAGGAAGTAACAATACGGCTCGATATTTTGAATATTATTTCAAAGACAAACCCGCTATTATTCGCAAAAACAGAAACTCTGTCGCGGTATTGAACGGCAAAGAAACCAAAGAAGATTTAATTGCATTAGGCGAGGATATTTTTAGGTATTTTGGACTGGGTTGCCGCAATGTTTCTAAACTTTTTGTACCAGAAGGCTATGTTTTTGATTCCTTTTTTGAAGCTATGTTTGAATACCAAAATGTGATTCAATATGAAAAATACGCTAACAATTACGATTACAACAAAGCTGTTTTCTTGATGAGTAATTTTCAATTATTAGACAATGGTTTCTTGACTATAAAAGAGGACAATAGTTATTCCTCCCCTATTTCTAGTGTTTTTTATGAATACTACAAAGACCTTGAAGATGTAAAAAACAAACTAGAAAATGACTCCGAACAAATCCAATGTATCGTGAGTAATAATTTAATTAAAAACAGTATTCCCTTTGGACAAACACAAAAGCCTAAATTATGGGATTATGCAGATAACGTCGACACTATATCGTTTTTGTTAATAACATAGCGCTTTTTTTAATAATTATTACGGATATTTTAATGTGTTTTCGACCATTTTTATCGAAATTTGCATTTTAATTTTTTGGACTTATACTACACCATGAAAAAACACAATTACAGCGCAGGACCATCTATCTTACCACAAGAAGTTTTTGAAAAATCAGCACAAGCTATTTTAGATTTCAATAATTCGGGATTATCAATTTTAGAGATTTCACACAGAAGCAAAGATTTCGTTGCAGTAATGGACGAAGCAAGAGCCTTAGTGCTTGAGTTACTAGGATTAGAAGGAAAAGGATACCAAGCTCTTTTTCTTGGAGGTGGAGCAAGCCTTGAATTCTTAATGGTTCCATACAACTTGATGAAAGAAGGCGGAAAAGCAGCTTACTTGGATTCAGGAACATGGGCTACTGCAGCTATAAAAGAAGCCAAATTTTTTGGAGAAACAGTAATTGTTGCTTCTTCAAAAGAAGACAATTATACTTATGTACCAAAAGGATATGAAATTCCTGCTGATGCAGATTATTTCCACTGTACTTCAAATAACACTATTTTTGGTACACAAATGAAAGAATTCCCTAAAACGAATGTCCCAGTAGTTTGTGACATGAGTTCGGATATTTTCTCTAGACAATTAGATTTCTCTCAATTTGATATTATCTATGCTGGTGCTCAAAAAAACATGGGACCTGCTGGAACTACATTAGTAGTTGTCAAAGAAGAAATCCTTGGTAAAAACGGTCGTGTTATCCCTAGCATGTTAGATTATGCCAAACACATTAAAGCAGACAGTATGTACAACACTCCTCCTGTATTCCCTGTATACGCTGTCTCTATTGACATTGAGATGGATCAAGGAAAAAGGCGGAATTGCAGCAGTTGAAAAATTAAACAACGCTAAAGCTGAGTTGCTTTATAACGAGATTGACAGAAATCCATTATTCAAAGGAGCAGCCGTTAAGGAAGATCGTTCTACAATGAATGTTACTTTCTTATTAACAAATCCAGAGCACACAGAAACATTTGACAAAATGTGGAAAGAGGCTGGAATTTCAGGTTTACCAGGACACCGTTCTGTAGGTGGTTACAGAGCATCTATTTACAACTCTATGCCTATTGAAAGCGTACAAGTTTTAGTAGATGTAATGCAAGCTTTAGAGAAAGCGGTTTAAATATTTACAAAAAAATTTCTTTGTTTGTTTAAACTTTAGCTGCTAGCGGAGGCTCTAGCCCCGATAGAAGTGGAAATCCTTGTGGCGGCAGGCATCTACGCCGACACAAGATTGAAACGGATAGCGGGAAACAGCTTCTAAAAACATTTCAATTAATTTGAGGAGGTATCCTCATAATGTAATAAAAAAACATGAAAGTATTAGCAAACGATGGGATTTCAAAAAGTGGAATCTTAGCTTTAGAAAAAGGTGGTTTTGAAGTAATCACTACAAAAGTTGCTCAAGAACAAGTAGCTAACTACATCAACGAAAACAACGTAAGTGTTATTTTAGTTCGTAGTGCTACTAAAGTTCGTAAGGACATTATTGATGCTTGTCCGGGCATTAAAATTATTGGTCGTGGTGGTGTAGGTATGGATAATATTGATGTTGAATACGCTAAAAGCAAAGGTATTGCTGTAATCAACACTCCTGCTTCGTCATCAGAATCAGTAGCTGAATTAGTATTTGGTCACTTATTAACTGGTGTTCGTTTTTTACATGATTCAAACAGAAACATGCCATTAGAAGGTGATACAAAATTCAACGAATTGAAAAAGGCCTATGCTAATGGAATTGAATTAAGAGGTAAAACTTTAGGTATCGTAGGTATTGGTCGTATTGGTCAAGCTACTGCTAAAATGGCTCTTGGTTTAGGAATGAAAGTGATTGCTGCGGATAGTTTTATCCCACAAGTAGATGTAAAAGTAGAGTTCTTTGACGGACAATCAATCACAACTACAATTAAAACACAATCATTAGAATCTGTTTTTGCTGAATCTGATTTCATTACTTTACACGTTCCTGCTCAAAACGGATATATCGTTACTGAGAAAGAATTTGCTACTATGAAAGACGGTGTAGGTATTGTAAACTGTGCTCGTGGTGGTGTAATTAACGAAGTAGATTTAGTAAAAGCATTAGACAGCGGTAAAGTTGCTTTTGCTGGATTAGACGTGTTCGAAAACGAACCAACTCCAGCTACTCAATTATTAATGCACCCAAAAATCTCTTTGACTCCACACATTGGAGCTGCTACAGATGAGGCGCAAGATAGAATTGGAACTGAATTAGCCTCTCAAATCATCAGTATTTTGAGCTAATAATTTAAGGTTTTTATAACACAAAAGGACTCGTTATCAATTGGTAATGAGTCCTTTTTTTATTCTATTTGGTAAGAACCTTCAAAAAACATAAATCATGTTAGCGCAACTAAAACAACTCGTTCAGGAATTTGGTCAAGAAGTTGTTGTAAACAATGAAGCAATACCTATCAACCAAAAAGATGCTGTTTTGAATGAAACTTGCAATTCTATCTTTTCAAGCTTAGAAAAAATTGCAAATGACGCAGATTTAACTCAAATTGTAGGTTTGTTACAAGAAAAGGATATTGACAAAAACCATCTTACAATTCAAAAAATAATTACTGAAGTTTCTAATTCATTAACTGAGAAATTAGGAATAGAACAAAATACCGCCACAAATACCGCGACTAACTTAATTCCAAAAGTACTCCACTCTTTAATGAGTAAGGCAAGGGATCCAAATGACAAGAGTATTACTCTTTCGGAAATTCTAGAATCATTAACAGGCGGAAATAGTCCCGAACACGCCAGTATCATGGAC from Flavobacterium nitratireducens includes:
- a CDS encoding acyl-CoA reductase translates to MTIEIKKNIFVALGKFLSQFSETENKQREDVQGNAVFFDSFVDLIHLSQSHNGWYTPEQVYFAIQSWAQALTEESINQWLSNYSLENVKQKKVALILAGNIPLVGFHDFLSVLITGHDVVVKTSSNDQHLLPFLAKYLIHIAPELANKITFAEGKLENFDAVIATGSNNTARYFEYYFKDKPAIIRKNRNSVAVLNGKETKEDLIALGEDIFRYFGLGCRNVSKLFVPEGYVFDSFFEAMFEYQNVIQYEKYANNYDYNKAVFLMSNFQLLDNGFLTIKEDNSYSSPISSVFYEYYKDLEDVKNKLENDSEQIQCIVSNNLIKNSIPFGQTQKPKLWDYADNVDTISFLLIT
- a CDS encoding D-2-hydroxyacid dehydrogenase: MKVLANDGISKSGILALEKGGFEVITTKVAQEQVANYINENNVSVILVRSATKVRKDIIDACPGIKIIGRGGVGMDNIDVEYAKSKGIAVINTPASSSESVAELVFGHLLTGVRFLHDSNRNMPLEGDTKFNELKKAYANGIELRGKTLGIVGIGRIGQATAKMALGLGMKVIAADSFIPQVDVKVEFFDGQSITTTIKTQSLESVFAESDFITLHVPAQNGYIVTEKEFATMKDGVGIVNCARGGVINEVDLVKALDSGKVAFAGLDVFENEPTPATQLLMHPKISLTPHIGAATDEAQDRIGTELASQIISILS